A window from Polyodon spathula isolate WHYD16114869_AA chromosome 28, ASM1765450v1, whole genome shotgun sequence encodes these proteins:
- the LOC121301832 gene encoding keratin, type I cytoskeletal 19-like isoform X1 translates to MKIFLWNVPVPSVLKPTNGSRGVAKQHLGNTQSDRYIKRRRGGERITLKPLEAPGTVLSSYQLHHFFCITMSISYSTKVSQHRVGSMASAPRAISVYGGAGGRGSRISSSSVYNLSSAMGSGGGYGSGAGFGSGAGYGSGAGFGSGAGYGSGAGFGSGAGFGSGGGFGSGGGYNLSYSVGGQDNMTNINEKATMQNLNDRLATYLEKVRSLETANSKLEQQIRQFYENSSPVTQRDYSSYWKIIEDLKDKIRAASIDNARILLQIDNAKLAADDFGTKYEHELMMRQSVENDIANLRRLLDQTTLTKADLEMQIEGLNDELAYLKKNHQEELLALSSQVGGLVNVEVDAAPQQDMSRVLDEMRAQYEGIADKNRRDVEAWYKDKFDSLNQQVTSSSQAIETHRSEINDLRRTVQGLEIELQSVLSMKQALENTLAETEARYSNMLQGYQNNINMLEGELNQVRLDTERQATDYKLLLDIKTRLEKEIATYRQLLDVEDSRIPTGGKDQFITTTTTTSTNLPRVK, encoded by the exons atgaaaatattcCTTTGGAATGTTCCAGTACCCAGTGTGCTCAAACCCACCAATGGGAGCAGAGGGGTTGCCAAGCAACACCTAGGCAACACCCAGTCCGATCGCTATATCAAGAGGAGGCGAGGAGGTGAGAGGATAACCTTGAAGCCACTTGAAGCTCCAGGAACTGTTTTATCGAGCTACCAGCTCCATCACTTCTTCTGTATCACCATGTCTATAAGTTACAGTACTAAGGTCAGCCAACACAGGGTCGGCTCTATGGCCAGTGCACCCAGGGCGATTAGCGTCTATGGGGGTGCAGGTGGAAGAGGCAGCCGTATCTCCTCTTCTTCTGTCTACAACCTGTCCTCTGCCATGGGGTCCGGTGGCGGCTATGGTTCTGGAGCTGGCTTCGGTTCTGGAGCTGGCTATGGTTCTGGAGCTGGCTTCGGTTCTGGAGCTGGCTATGGTTCTGGAGCTGGCTTCGGTTCTGGAGCTGGCTTCGGTTCTGGAGGCGGCTTCGGTTCCGGTGGTGGCTACAACTTGTCCTACTCTGTGGGTGGCCAAGACAACATGACCAACATCAATGAGAAGGCCACCATGCAGAACCTCAACGACCGTCTGGCTACCTACCTGGAGAAGGTGCGCTCCCTGGAGACGGCCAATTCCAAGCTGGAGCAGCAGATCCGGCAGTTTTATGAGAACAGCTCTCCCGTTACCCAGCGGGACTACAGCTCATACTGGAAGATCATTGAGGACCTGAAGGATAAG atcaGAGCGGCCAGCATTGACAATGCCAGGATTTTGCTGCAGATTGATAATGCTAAACTGGCCGCTGACGACTTCGGAACCAA GTATGAGCACGAGCTGATGATGAGGCAGTCCGTGGAGAACGATATTGCCAACCTGCGCCGTCTCCTGGACCAGACCACTCTCACCAAGGCCGACCTGGAGATGCAGATTGAAGGCCTGAACGATGAGCTGGCTTACCTCAAGAAGAACCACCAGGAG GAGCTGCTGGCCTTGAGTTCACAGGTGGGCGGGTTGGTCAATGTGGAGGTGGACGCTGCCCCACAGCAGGACATGTCCAGAGTCCTGGACGAGATGAGAGCGCAGTACGAGGGCATCGCCGATAAGAACCGCCGGGATGTGGAGGCTTGGTACAAAGACAAG TTCGATTCCCTGAACCAACAGGTGACCTCCAGCTCTCAAGCCATAGAGACCCACAGGTCTGAAATCAACGACCTCAGACGCACAGTCCAGGGACTGGAAATCGAGCTGCAGTCAGTGCTCAGTATG aaacaaGCCCTGGAGAACACGCTGGCAGAGACAGAGGCTCGCTACAGCAACATGCTGCAGGGTTACCAGAACAACATTAACATGTTGGAGGGTGAGCTGAACCAGGTCAGACTGGACACAGAGCGCCAGGCCACGGACTACAAACTACTGCTGGACATCAAGACCCGGCTGGAGAAGGAGATCGCCACCTATCGCCAACTGCTGGACGTTGAAGACAGCAG AATTCCAACAGGCGGGAAAG ATCAATTTAtaaccactaccaccaccacaaGCACAAACCTTCCCCGTGTAAAGTAA
- the LOC121301868 gene encoding keratin, type I cytoskeletal 19-like: protein MARYSSFSTRSSDGLTSRSATLMSSSRLYSSTAPHRALSTYGGAGGQGTRISSASYSMPLSSAGGGDSFSLSIASSVASNGKHTMQNLNDRLAAYLEKVRTLEASNATLERQIREWYEKKGPVLQDYSAYEKTITGLRAQISATAHENAKILLRIDNAKLAGDDFRMKYEAELAMRQSVEADIAGLRKVLDELTLTRSSLEMEIEGLKEELIYLKKNHEEDLRALRSQMGGNVNVEVDSAPGVDLAQVMAEIRSQYEGIADKNRQEMEAWYKGKFDALNHQVSSSTEALQSSKSEVSELKRTIQSLQIELQSHLSLKEALEGTLGETEQRYGAQLQQLQSIIFRLESDLSQGREDMRRQSDDYKVLLDIKTRLELEIAEYRRLLDGEERVPVQKAPAVTTRKVKTIVEEVVNGKVVSSRVEEVEQKI, encoded by the exons ATGGCACGCTATTCAAGTTTCAGTACCAGGTCCTCTGATGGTCTCACCAGCAGGTCTGCAACTCTGATGAGTTCATCCCGGCTCTACTCTAGCACAGCCCCCCACAGGGCTCTGAGCACCTATGGGGGTGCAGGGGGGCAAGGCACCCGCATTTCCAGCGCCAGCTACTCCATGCCCCTTTCCAGCGCAGGTGGAGGAGACAGCTTTTCCTTAAGCATTGCCAGCTCTGTGGCCTCCAATGGCAAACACACCATGCAGAACCTCAATGACCGCCTGGCCGCCTACCTGGAGAAGGTGCGCACCCTGGAGGCCTCCAACGCCACCCTGGAGAGGCAGATCCGTGAGTGGTACGAGAAGAAGGGTCCGGTTCTCCAGGACTACAGTGCCTATGAGAAAACCATCACTGGACTGCGCGCACAG ATCAGCGCCACTGCCCATGAAAACGCCAAGATCCTCCTGAGGATTGACAACGCCAAACTGGCCGGCGATGACTTCAGAATGAA GTATGAGGCCGAGCTGGCAATGAGGCAGTCTGTCGAGGCTGACATTGCCGGACTGAGGAAGGTCCTGGACGAGCTGACTCTGACCAGATCCTCCCTGGAGATGGAGATCGAGGGTCTGAAGGAGGAGCTGATCTACCTCAAGAAGAATCACGAGGAG GACCTCCGTGCTCTGCGCTCTCAGATGGGTGGGAATGTCAATGTGGAGGTGGACTCTGCCCCTGGGGTCGATCTGGCCCAGGTCATGGCTGAGATCCGATCCCAGTATGAGGGCATCGCCGACAAGAACCGCCAGGAGATGGAAGCCTGGTACAAGggcaag TTTGATGCCCTCAACCACCAAGTGTCCTCCAGCACAGAAGCCCTGCAGTCCAGCAAGAGTGAGGTCTCTGAGCTGAAACGCACTATCCAGAGCCTGCAGATTGAGCTGCAGTCCCACCTTAGCCTG AAAGAAGCGCTGGAAGGCACCCTGGGTGAGACGGAACAGCGCTACGGAGCACAGCTCCAGCAGCTGCAGTCCATCATCTTCAGGCTGGAGAGTGACCTGAGCCAGGGGAGAGAGGACATGAGGAGGCAGAGCGACGACTACAAGGTCCTGCTGGACATCAAGACCCGGCTGGAGCTGGAGATCGCGGAGTACAGGCGCCTGCTGGACGGGGAAGAACG CGTCCCCGTTCAAAAAG CACCAGCTGTGACCACCAGAAAAGTGAAGACCATCGTGGAAGAGGTGGTTAATGGAAAGGTTGTGTCGTCCCGCGTTGAGGAAGTAGAACAGAAGATCTAG
- the LOC121301832 gene encoding keratin, type I cytoskeletal 47 kDa-like isoform X2: MKIFLWNVPVPSVLKPTNGSRGVAKQHLGNTQSDRYIKRRRGGERITLKPLEAPGTVLSSYQLHHFFCITMSISYSTKVSQHRVGSMASAPRAISVYGGAGGRGSRISSSSVYNLSSAMGSGGGYGSGAGFGSGAGYGSGAGFGSGAGYGSGAGFGSGAGFGSGGGFGSGGGYNLSYSVGGQDNMTNINEKATMQNLNDRLATYLEKVRSLETANSKLEQQIRQFYENSSPVTQRDYSSYWKIIEDLKDKIRAASIDNARILLQIDNAKLAADDFGTKYEHELMMRQSVENDIANLRRLLDQTTLTKADLEMQIEGLNDELAYLKKNHQEELLALSSQVGGLVNVEVDAAPQQDMSRVLDEMRAQYEGIADKNRRDVEAWYKDKFDSLNQQVTSSSQAIETHRSEINDLRRTVQGLEIELQSVLSMKQALENTLAETEARYSNMLQGYQNNINMLEGELNQVRLDTERQATDYKLLLDIKTRLEKEIATYRQLLDVEDSR, encoded by the exons atgaaaatattcCTTTGGAATGTTCCAGTACCCAGTGTGCTCAAACCCACCAATGGGAGCAGAGGGGTTGCCAAGCAACACCTAGGCAACACCCAGTCCGATCGCTATATCAAGAGGAGGCGAGGAGGTGAGAGGATAACCTTGAAGCCACTTGAAGCTCCAGGAACTGTTTTATCGAGCTACCAGCTCCATCACTTCTTCTGTATCACCATGTCTATAAGTTACAGTACTAAGGTCAGCCAACACAGGGTCGGCTCTATGGCCAGTGCACCCAGGGCGATTAGCGTCTATGGGGGTGCAGGTGGAAGAGGCAGCCGTATCTCCTCTTCTTCTGTCTACAACCTGTCCTCTGCCATGGGGTCCGGTGGCGGCTATGGTTCTGGAGCTGGCTTCGGTTCTGGAGCTGGCTATGGTTCTGGAGCTGGCTTCGGTTCTGGAGCTGGCTATGGTTCTGGAGCTGGCTTCGGTTCTGGAGCTGGCTTCGGTTCTGGAGGCGGCTTCGGTTCCGGTGGTGGCTACAACTTGTCCTACTCTGTGGGTGGCCAAGACAACATGACCAACATCAATGAGAAGGCCACCATGCAGAACCTCAACGACCGTCTGGCTACCTACCTGGAGAAGGTGCGCTCCCTGGAGACGGCCAATTCCAAGCTGGAGCAGCAGATCCGGCAGTTTTATGAGAACAGCTCTCCCGTTACCCAGCGGGACTACAGCTCATACTGGAAGATCATTGAGGACCTGAAGGATAAG atcaGAGCGGCCAGCATTGACAATGCCAGGATTTTGCTGCAGATTGATAATGCTAAACTGGCCGCTGACGACTTCGGAACCAA GTATGAGCACGAGCTGATGATGAGGCAGTCCGTGGAGAACGATATTGCCAACCTGCGCCGTCTCCTGGACCAGACCACTCTCACCAAGGCCGACCTGGAGATGCAGATTGAAGGCCTGAACGATGAGCTGGCTTACCTCAAGAAGAACCACCAGGAG GAGCTGCTGGCCTTGAGTTCACAGGTGGGCGGGTTGGTCAATGTGGAGGTGGACGCTGCCCCACAGCAGGACATGTCCAGAGTCCTGGACGAGATGAGAGCGCAGTACGAGGGCATCGCCGATAAGAACCGCCGGGATGTGGAGGCTTGGTACAAAGACAAG TTCGATTCCCTGAACCAACAGGTGACCTCCAGCTCTCAAGCCATAGAGACCCACAGGTCTGAAATCAACGACCTCAGACGCACAGTCCAGGGACTGGAAATCGAGCTGCAGTCAGTGCTCAGTATG aaacaaGCCCTGGAGAACACGCTGGCAGAGACAGAGGCTCGCTACAGCAACATGCTGCAGGGTTACCAGAACAACATTAACATGTTGGAGGGTGAGCTGAACCAGGTCAGACTGGACACAGAGCGCCAGGCCACGGACTACAAACTACTGCTGGACATCAAGACCCGGCTGGAGAAGGAGATCGCCACCTATCGCCAACTGCTGGACGTTGAAGACAGCAGGTAA